TAAATGTCGACATCGGTGAACGCAGGCAGCCGTCTTGATCGGCTGCCGATCGGGCCATTCCATCGTCGCATCATGCTGCTGATTGGCATCGGCATGTTTTTCGACGGTTTCGACATCTACATTGCCGGAACCGTGCTCAGCGTGACGCTGAAGACCGGCTTTTCGACGCTCGGCCAGAACGCGGCGTTCATCTCGGCGACCTTCGTCGGCATGATGCTGGGATCGTTCGGCACCGGCTTCCTCGGCGATCGCTACGGACGCCGCTTCACCTATCAGTTCAATTTGCTCCTCTTCGGCCTTGCCTCCCTCGCCGCGGCGTTCTCGCCGAACATGGCCTTCCTGATCGCCTGCCGCTTCGTGATGGGCGTTGGCCTAGGTGCGGAGAACGTCGTCGGCTATTCGACGATGACGGAATTCGTGCCCGCGCGCACCCGCGGCAAATGGCTCGGCTTCACCACCGTGTGCGTCGTCACCGGCCTGCCCGTGGCATTGCTCGTCGCGTCCGTGCTGGTCCCGCAATTCGGCTGGCGCTCGATGTTCGTGCTCGGCGGTGTCGGTGCGCTCGTCGTCTGGTACATGCGCAAGTCGTTGCCGGAATCGCCGCGCTGGCTGGAGGCCGTCGGGCGCACCACCGAGGCGGAAGCGCTGATGCAGGCCATCGAGAAGGAGGCGGCGCAAGGCCAGCCCCTGCCTGCTCCCGCGCCCGTCACGTCAGCCCCGGTCGCCGCCGATCTCGGCACGTTGTTCACCGCGCCCCTGCTGTCGCGGATGATCGTCGGCGCGGTCTGCCTGATCACGATCAACACCCTGCTCTACGGCTTCGTGACCTGGCTGCCCGTCTTCTTCGTCAAGCAGGGCCTCTCGATCGCGACCTCGTTCGGCTATTCGCTGCTGATGGCGCTCGGCGCGCCCATCGGTTCGGCCATCGGCGCACTGACCGCGGACCGCTGGGGCCGCAAGCCGACCATCATCGGGGCCTCGCTGGTCTCGGTGGCGCTCGGCATCCTCTACCCCATGATCTCGGATCCGATCCTGCTGCCGGCCGTGGGCTTCGCGCTGACCGTGCCGATCTACGTCCTGGTCGCCCTTCTATTCGGCATCTACATCCCCGAACTGTTTCCGACCGAGGTCCGCCTGCGCGCCTCCGGCATCGTCAACACGCTGGGGCGCGGCGCCACCATCGTCACGCCGTTCCTCGTGGTCTCACTGTTCGAGACGCGCGGCGTCGCCGGCGTGATGGCGCTGATGATCGGCCTCCTGGTGGTGCAGATCATCACGGTCTGGTCGCTCGGCATCGAGCCCCGGCATCGCAGCCTCGAGGAGCTGAAGGCGGAGGACACGGCTTCGCCGGTGCTGAAGGAAGCGTCCTGACTCTCTCCACACCGTCATGGCCGGGCTTGTCCCGGCCATCCACGCCTTTGGCTACGCGGCACGAAGAACGTGGATGCCCGGGACAAGCCCGGGCATGACGACCTCTGGCGAAGCAGATGCCCCCCCGCCCCGACACGCGGGCAGATCTGGTTCCCATTGTGCCGCCTCCTCATCTCGCTGCCAACATTGCATGTTCGATTCCCGGATCGGTTCGCCGAGACGACGAGATACAAGGGAGCGCGCGATGACCGCAGATGC
This is a stretch of genomic DNA from Bradyrhizobium sp. CB2312. It encodes these proteins:
- a CDS encoding MFS transporter, with amino-acid sequence MSTSVNAGSRLDRLPIGPFHRRIMLLIGIGMFFDGFDIYIAGTVLSVTLKTGFSTLGQNAAFISATFVGMMLGSFGTGFLGDRYGRRFTYQFNLLLFGLASLAAAFSPNMAFLIACRFVMGVGLGAENVVGYSTMTEFVPARTRGKWLGFTTVCVVTGLPVALLVASVLVPQFGWRSMFVLGGVGALVVWYMRKSLPESPRWLEAVGRTTEAEALMQAIEKEAAQGQPLPAPAPVTSAPVAADLGTLFTAPLLSRMIVGAVCLITINTLLYGFVTWLPVFFVKQGLSIATSFGYSLLMALGAPIGSAIGALTADRWGRKPTIIGASLVSVALGILYPMISDPILLPAVGFALTVPIYVLVALLFGIYIPELFPTEVRLRASGIVNTLGRGATIVTPFLVVSLFETRGVAGVMALMIGLLVVQIITVWSLGIEPRHRSLEELKAEDTASPVLKEAS